Proteins encoded by one window of Toxotes jaculatrix isolate fToxJac2 chromosome 22, fToxJac2.pri, whole genome shotgun sequence:
- the nrip2 gene encoding nuclear receptor-interacting protein 2 has protein sequence MSEAKKGELAIRDKAILHQQRRLKQATQFTHKDSADLLPLDGLKRLGTSKDLQPHSIVQRRLLEGNITRLRGEARDPSTRVRSPLADTKDGPTDAEERSESTADDSTEERESLEESERSLRSDEEDDSSEAGARQTAEKTEGTESSTLLTALVVQCKCCETEVKASINTGSQHNHISTSCCQRLGLVPSQDSSPCGVSSSVTGLQLQLGRQMVQCSAYVKEDEAFELCLGLQTLLELKCCLDLSSRVLKLQGCDEELPFLNPSTDSQCQHDTNENL, from the exons ATGAGCGAGGCGAAGAAAGGTGAGCTCGCCATTCGGGATAAAGCCATTCTGCACCAGCAGAGGCGTCTGAAGCAGGCCACCCAGTTCACACACAAGGACTCAGCTGACCTCCTGCCCCTGGACGGGCTGAAGAGACTGGGCACGTCCAAAGACTTG CAACCTCACAGCATTGTCCAGCGCCGCCTGCTGGAGGGAAACATCACGCGGCTGCGAGGTGAGGCCCGGGACCCCAGCACTCGGGTTCGGTCCCCGCTGGCCGACACTAAAGATGGACCCACCGACGCTGAGGAGAGGAGCGAGAGCACAGCTGACGACtccacagaggagagggagtcTCTGGAAGAAAGCGAGAGGAGCCTACGATCGGACGAGGAGGACGACAGCAGCGAAGCCGgagccagacagacagctgagaaGACCGAGGGCACGGAGAGCTCGACCCTCCTCACAGCTCTGGTTGTTCAATGCAAG TGCTGCGAGACTGAAGTCAAGGCATCCATCAACACTGGCAGCCAACATAACCAcatctccacctcctgctgccaGAGGCTGGG ACTGGTGCCCAGTCAGGACAGTTCACCATGTGGTGTGAGCAGCTCAGTGACGggtctgcagctgcagctgggcAGACAGATGGTCCAGTGTTCAGCCTATGTCAAAG aggaTGAGGCGTTTGAGCTGTGCCTGGGTCTTCAGACTCTGTTGGAACTTAAA TGCTGCTTGGACCTGAGCAGTCGGGTCCTGAAGCTGCAGGGCTGTGACGAGGAGCTGCCCTTCCTGAACCCTTCGACCGACAGCCAGTGCCAACATGACACCAACGAGAACCTGTGA